Proteins from one Sulfurovum sp. TSL1 genomic window:
- a CDS encoding c-type cytochrome — protein sequence MLRKTGLLLFTASFLSASPIQTIYVQKCASCHGTSGDIKTMGRSKAINGMSVESIEKAMIEIASGERKSIGFVKSTKEAFIKKHSKEELDELAAYIHSLQ from the coding sequence ATGTTAAGAAAAACAGGATTATTACTTTTTACAGCAAGCTTTCTTTCTGCCTCACCCATACAAACGATCTATGTGCAGAAATGTGCAAGCTGCCACGGTACCAGCGGGGATATAAAGACGATGGGCAGATCCAAAGCGATCAATGGCATGTCGGTTGAAAGCATAGAAAAAGCGATGATTGAGATCGCATCTGGAGAAAGGAAGTCCATTGGTTTTGTTAAAAGTACAAAAGAAGCGTTTATCAAAAAACACAGCAAAGAGGAACTTGATGAACTAGCCGCCTATATCCATAGCCTACAATAG
- a CDS encoding helix-turn-helix transcriptional regulator — protein sequence MYTIDDHEILHRIIELQSCIIHGRNIKPLLHQHTDFYLEKSGADIITVYMHHNEQVQVDYVLERHRHFAHLLKKYAFDKKHFKWKKFAATFRKHFSSKIHYYKITELCKVFNAFLSEKKAADFRDELKMKQAIMMPVFAYDNKETIGYICFFFQSDVEANIKKLQAVKTAFQIILQPLYNSENHTFFTKCVRIDEKLEQLTPKEKKIIYYVREGASYPEAAAAVQISVNTLKTHMKNIFSKYNVNSKIELYHKLNGNNSRYGKTRE from the coding sequence ATGTACACCATAGACGACCATGAGATCCTGCACAGGATCATAGAACTCCAGTCATGTATCATCCACGGCAGGAACATCAAACCGCTGCTGCATCAGCATACTGATTTTTATCTTGAAAAATCGGGTGCGGATATCATCACCGTATATATGCATCATAATGAACAGGTTCAGGTAGATTACGTACTTGAAAGACACAGACACTTTGCGCATCTCCTGAAGAAATACGCTTTCGATAAAAAGCACTTTAAGTGGAAAAAATTTGCAGCCACTTTCAGGAAACATTTTTCTTCCAAAATACATTACTATAAAATCACCGAACTTTGTAAGGTCTTCAATGCTTTTTTATCTGAAAAGAAAGCGGCTGACTTTAGGGATGAGCTCAAGATGAAACAGGCCATTATGATGCCGGTATTTGCCTATGACAACAAAGAGACCATCGGATATATCTGTTTTTTCTTCCAGTCTGATGTTGAAGCAAACATCAAAAAGCTCCAAGCGGTCAAAACTGCATTTCAGATCATACTGCAACCGCTTTATAACAGTGAAAACCATACATTTTTTACCAAATGTGTGCGTATAGATGAAAAGCTGGAACAGCTTACACCGAAGGAAAAGAAGATCATATATTATGTACGGGAAGGTGCATCGTATCCTGAAGCCGCTGCAGCAGTGCAGATATCTGTCAATACCCTTAAGACACATATGAAGAACATCTTCAGTAAGTATAATGTCAATTCAAAGATCGAGCTCTATCACAAGTTGAACGGGAATAATAGCAGATACGGTAAAACAAGAGAGTGA
- a CDS encoding response regulator transcription factor — MKILLLEDDIGLADIMSEYLEDNDFELDLVYDGEEALDKAYETQYDLYIFDVNVPAIKGFDLLKILRDNGDATPTIFVTSLNDIEDVSKGFESGADDYLKKPFELAELLLRIKNIQKRSFAQKRSNMIQIDKDITFDIDTELLHTEGESVSLPQKELKLLKHFLKHPNEVVTFESLYDVLWDYDETASAESLRAHIKNLRKHLTKDMIQNLRGLGYRFEMETSD, encoded by the coding sequence ATGAAAATTTTATTATTGGAAGATGATATAGGTTTGGCAGATATCATGTCAGAGTACCTTGAAGACAATGATTTTGAACTGGATCTTGTCTATGATGGAGAAGAAGCACTCGATAAAGCCTATGAGACACAGTATGACCTCTATATCTTCGATGTCAATGTACCTGCGATCAAAGGTTTTGATCTATTGAAAATACTGCGGGACAATGGTGATGCGACCCCTACCATATTTGTGACATCTCTCAATGACATAGAGGATGTGTCCAAAGGCTTTGAAAGCGGTGCAGATGATTATCTCAAGAAGCCTTTTGAACTTGCCGAACTTCTTTTGCGTATTAAAAATATCCAGAAGCGTTCTTTTGCTCAAAAACGTTCTAACATGATCCAGATAGATAAGGATATCACTTTTGATATAGATACAGAATTACTTCATACAGAGGGAGAGAGTGTTTCCCTGCCGCAAAAAGAACTGAAACTGCTCAAACACTTTTTGAAGCATCCCAATGAGGTCGTCACCTTTGAAAGTCTGTATGATGTACTATGGGACTACGATGAAACCGCCTCAGCTGAATCTTTAAGAGCGCATATAAAAAACCTCAGAAAACACCTGACCAAAGATATGATACAGAACCTTAGAGGTCTGGGTTACAGGTTTGAAATGGAAACTTCAGACTGA
- a CDS encoding HAMP domain-containing sensor histidine kinase — MKASTKSVIIFMVVYLGSLSILATWVGYLYYMDQKNALIDKMHLEMRYKARSINAQLEYYHMNKSEQFTFYEEGYGIALYDNKSELIASTFMDDIDFSKLFYADNDEYYLIETLNKEYLDVKYIVIKKPLDTDQLNEIIEQIGLIAFYGFVFILFVALLLAKIMLSPIKRSIASLTKFMKDATHEMNTPISTILMSYEHMDKHNLDKKQLRSLDRIDIATKTLSGLYRDLSFASFHDYIEYEDTPIDVKEVILERIKYMDTLIQFKGLKVNTALKSKTIHMDKRKLILLIDNLLSNAIKFSRKNGEIQVNLTEQYFSVKDNGIGISKEDQKSIFDRFKSTNSLHGGFGVGLDIVNQICKEYHIKIELESEPSKGSTFRLVWSEQKSKS; from the coding sequence ATGAAGGCCAGTACCAAAAGTGTCATTATTTTCATGGTGGTCTACCTGGGATCTCTCAGTATTTTAGCCACATGGGTGGGATACCTTTATTATATGGATCAAAAGAATGCTTTGATCGATAAGATGCATTTGGAAATGCGATACAAAGCAAGAAGTATCAATGCACAATTGGAATACTACCACATGAACAAAAGTGAGCAGTTCACGTTTTATGAAGAGGGGTATGGTATCGCACTCTATGATAACAAAAGCGAACTCATCGCTTCCACATTCATGGATGACATTGATTTTTCCAAACTATTTTATGCGGACAACGATGAATACTATCTTATAGAGACACTCAATAAGGAATACCTTGACGTAAAATACATAGTGATCAAAAAGCCTCTTGATACAGATCAATTAAATGAGATCATTGAACAGATCGGTCTCATAGCTTTTTATGGGTTTGTTTTTATACTTTTTGTTGCACTGCTATTGGCAAAGATCATGTTGTCCCCTATCAAAAGATCCATAGCCTCTCTCACAAAATTCATGAAAGATGCCACCCATGAGATGAATACGCCCATCAGTACGATACTCATGAGCTACGAACATATGGACAAACACAATCTCGACAAGAAACAGCTTCGTTCACTGGATCGTATAGATATAGCAACCAAAACCCTCTCCGGTCTTTACCGGGACCTCTCTTTTGCTTCTTTCCATGACTATATAGAGTATGAAGACACACCCATAGATGTCAAAGAGGTGATCCTTGAAAGAATCAAATATATGGATACACTGATACAGTTCAAAGGCTTAAAGGTCAATACTGCATTAAAATCCAAGACGATCCATATGGATAAACGCAAGCTCATATTGCTTATAGACAACCTTCTGTCAAATGCGATAAAGTTCTCCAGAAAAAACGGTGAGATCCAAGTGAATTTGACCGAGCAGTACTTTTCTGTAAAAGACAATGGTATCGGTATTTCAAAAGAAGATCAGAAAAGTATCTTTGATCGTTTTAAATCCACGAACAGTTTACATGGCGGATTTGGTGTGGGGCTTGATATAGTGAATCAGATCTGTAAAGAGTACCATATAAAGATCGAACTGGAATCAGAGCCTTCTAAAGGAAGTACATTTAGATTAGTGTGGTCAGAACAGAAATCTAAATCATAA
- a CDS encoding cold-shock protein: MATQVNGTVKWFNSEKGFGFIEQENGGKDVFVHYRQINSNGYDRVSLNEGQKVTFEIGEGQKGPQAENVTGL; encoded by the coding sequence ATGGCAACTCAAGTAAACGGAACCGTAAAATGGTTCAACAGTGAAAAAGGTTTCGGTTTTATCGAACAGGAAAATGGTGGTAAAGATGTATTTGTACACTATCGTCAAATCAATAGCAATGGTTACGACCGTGTTTCTCTTAATGAAGGTCAAAAAGTGACTTTTGAGATCGGTGAAGGTCAAAAAGGCCCGCAGGCAGAAAACGTGACTGGTCTTTAA
- a CDS encoding DUF2202 domain-containing protein: MNTNNIKDRRSFLTKMLVAGASGVTLLSSSAYAKKETIDTTVVLTEDQKDMLFYIYQEEKVARDVYMTLGNIYTDENTFASIQLSEQRHMDSAKELCEKYAVDTSGVDEDAVGSFVLPVLQELYDTCVGEGEKSLLDALKIGEMIEYTDIEDLEHAAEGMPEDVVAVFESLKEGSLSHLDAFQTAIERA; the protein is encoded by the coding sequence ATGAATACAAATAATATTAAAGACAGAAGAAGTTTTTTAACTAAAATGCTGGTTGCAGGTGCAAGTGGAGTCACATTGCTTTCATCTTCAGCCTATGCAAAGAAAGAGACTATAGATACTACTGTGGTGCTTACTGAAGATCAAAAAGATATGCTTTTCTATATATACCAGGAAGAAAAAGTAGCCAGAGATGTATATATGACACTAGGTAATATTTATACAGATGAAAATACCTTTGCTTCTATTCAGTTATCAGAACAGAGACATATGGACTCTGCAAAAGAGCTGTGTGAAAAATATGCTGTAGATACTTCTGGGGTAGATGAAGATGCTGTGGGAAGCTTTGTATTGCCTGTACTGCAAGAGCTCTATGATACCTGTGTGGGTGAAGGTGAAAAATCACTTCTTGATGCACTTAAGATCGGTGAAATGATCGAATACACGGACATAGAAGATCTGGAACATGCGGCTGAAGGTATGCCGGAAGATGTTGTAGCTGTATTTGAAAGCCTTAAAGAGGGTAGTTTAAGTCACCTTGATGCATTTCAAACAGCGATCGAAAGAGCATAA
- a CDS encoding FMN-binding glutamate synthase family protein — protein MTKEDLFSYFPLFSADWGVFVKLFLIILIVILINIAIYDRFIQRKNQLLINFPLIGRMRYIFYMLRNPMRQYFGDETFYDSFEKIDWINKVSHGESPYLSFSPSNPYGNQKTLFRHANFVNELHEVQADFSVRFGENRKIPYESKSIIGRSAMSDGAVSPEGTRAYARGAFNGQFPINTGEGGLTSNFLATLNFKDCESSYLEMKEGTWFAKSVYRFMRFFTNREVSQRLYRRMVVRQIDRGSFIFDRSSLVYFRINWQSPLETFPETVAEGIPDITFQMGSGLFGVRDEEGNFSDDLYQKVMRFCRMTEVKLAQGAKQTGGKLLATKVSDDIAYYRGVPAHKDLVSPNRFPYATDMETFFDFIERLQKLSDKPVGFKIVISSREYFETYAQALKQRVSEGKDIADFITIDGGDGGSATAPLEMMSKIGLPIREALLIVNEVLNEYELREHIKIIASEKVLTPDDVVELLCHGADFINIARGFMIAAGCIRARECSGANGRDCPVGLNTMNEAKRSKYLVIEKSKHIAFYHHQLLHGVRTLLAVMGKRHINELSMDDVILRSKKREEKQPLCSSKS, from the coding sequence ATGACTAAAGAAGATCTGTTCTCCTATTTTCCTCTTTTTTCTGCAGACTGGGGTGTGTTCGTTAAACTTTTCCTGATCATATTGATAGTGATACTTATCAATATCGCTATTTATGACAGATTTATACAAAGAAAAAACCAGCTTCTTATTAATTTCCCGCTTATAGGGCGTATGAGATATATTTTTTATATGTTACGAAATCCAATGCGTCAATATTTCGGTGATGAGACATTTTATGATTCTTTTGAAAAAATCGATTGGATCAATAAAGTGTCACATGGTGAAAGTCCTTATTTGTCTTTTTCACCTTCAAATCCTTACGGTAATCAAAAAACACTTTTTAGACACGCCAACTTTGTCAATGAACTGCATGAAGTACAAGCAGATTTTTCTGTACGATTTGGTGAAAACAGAAAAATACCCTATGAAAGTAAAAGTATCATAGGCAGGTCAGCTATGAGTGACGGGGCGGTCTCACCGGAGGGAACAAGAGCTTATGCGCGTGGTGCTTTTAATGGACAATTTCCTATCAATACAGGTGAGGGCGGTCTGACCTCTAACTTCCTTGCCACACTCAACTTCAAAGATTGTGAAAGTTCTTATCTTGAGATGAAAGAGGGAACATGGTTTGCCAAGTCTGTCTATAGGTTCATGAGGTTCTTTACCAATAGAGAAGTTTCCCAACGCCTTTACCGACGTATGGTCGTACGACAAATAGATAGGGGTTCTTTCATTTTTGATAGAAGCAGTTTGGTCTATTTCCGTATAAATTGGCAGAGTCCGCTAGAGACATTTCCTGAAACTGTGGCTGAAGGTATACCGGACATAACGTTCCAGATGGGAAGCGGACTGTTTGGTGTAAGAGATGAAGAAGGAAATTTTAGTGACGATCTTTACCAAAAAGTGATGCGTTTCTGTCGCATGACCGAAGTGAAACTTGCACAGGGTGCAAAACAGACCGGAGGTAAACTTCTTGCCACGAAAGTGAGTGATGATATTGCATATTATCGAGGGGTTCCTGCACATAAGGACCTTGTAAGCCCTAACCGTTTTCCTTATGCTACCGATATGGAGACTTTCTTTGACTTTATTGAACGCTTACAGAAGCTATCAGATAAACCGGTCGGGTTTAAGATCGTTATTTCATCACGAGAGTACTTTGAGACATATGCCCAAGCGTTGAAACAAAGAGTGTCAGAGGGGAAGGATATTGCAGATTTTATCACGATAGACGGAGGTGACGGCGGTTCTGCAACTGCACCCTTGGAGATGATGAGTAAAATCGGTTTACCGATACGTGAAGCACTCCTTATAGTCAATGAAGTGCTCAACGAGTATGAACTAAGAGAGCATATAAAGATCATTGCAAGCGAGAAAGTACTCACGCCTGATGATGTGGTCGAACTGCTTTGTCATGGTGCTGATTTTATCAATATAGCCAGAGGCTTCATGATCGCGGCAGGCTGTATACGTGCGAGGGAGTGCAGCGGTGCGAACGGAAGGGACTGTCCGGTAGGTCTTAATACCATGAATGAAGCAAAAAGAAGCAAATATCTTGTCATAGAAAAATCAAAACACATCGCATTCTATCATCATCAACTTCTTCATGGTGTCCGTACACTGCTTGCCGTGATGGGTAAGAGACACATCAATGAGCTCAGTATGGATGATGTCATACTGCGTTCTAAAAAAAGAGAAGAGAAACAACCTCTCTGTTCAAGTAAATCATAA
- a CDS encoding DoxX family protein — protein sequence MKDFMSEVAVLFSYPKNLIILAIRLILAYGFATPALLKINNLEDTVTWFDSMAIPLPMLSTYLVSSIETMGIILLFLGLFTRYISILLSCVMIGAIFFVHIENGFSVADNGFEIPLYYLLFLLFLASVGAGKYSLDKVLFKDGLND from the coding sequence ATGAAAGATTTTATGAGTGAGGTTGCTGTTCTTTTTTCTTATCCTAAAAATCTCATAATATTAGCCATTAGATTGATCTTGGCCTATGGATTTGCTACACCGGCTTTACTAAAGATCAATAATCTGGAAGATACGGTAACGTGGTTTGACAGCATGGCTATACCTTTACCTATGCTATCAACCTATCTCGTTTCAAGCATTGAAACCATGGGAATCATCCTTCTGTTCTTGGGACTCTTTACCCGTTATATATCTATATTGCTTTCATGTGTAATGATCGGTGCCATATTTTTCGTTCATATAGAAAATGGATTTTCTGTTGCAGACAATGGATTCGAGATTCCACTTTACTATCTACTGTTTCTACTGTTCCTTGCCAGTGTTGGTGCAGGAAAATACAGTTTAGATAAAGTATTGTTCAAGGATGGTCTCAATGACTAA
- the nhaA gene encoding Na+/H+ antiporter NhaA, with amino-acid sequence MFTQFLQDFIKKESAAGILLIIATVLALLLENSFMSTFYTSFLHTPVEIRFGDLQIAKPLLLWVNDGLMAVFFLVIGLEIKREVIEGHLSSLSQIALPGIAALGGMIVPALIFMAFNRGEDFSMNGWAIPTATDIAFALGILSLLGKRVPVSLKVFLMALAIIDDLGAILIIAFFYTSELSTLSITIAAISLLILFIMNRMHVAIKSAYIVVGIILWVSVLKSGVHATLAGVALAFMIPLSSKNKEGNHFSMAKEMEYDLHNWVAYMILPLFAFVNAGVDLKGISIEEMAGPVPLGIMLGLFIGKQAGVFGFSWLAIKMGLASLPKGSDWVLMYGVSVLTGIGFTMSLFVDTLAYNDTQIYHYADKLAILLGSFFSAIVGYLILYLRTGRSSLSDTEEVLEK; translated from the coding sequence ATGTTCACACAATTTCTTCAGGATTTCATTAAAAAAGAATCAGCAGCAGGTATTTTACTGATCATTGCCACGGTATTGGCACTGCTCCTGGAAAATTCTTTTATGTCCACATTCTATACAAGTTTTCTACATACGCCTGTTGAGATACGTTTTGGAGATCTCCAGATAGCCAAACCTCTTCTTTTATGGGTCAATGACGGACTTATGGCAGTATTCTTTCTTGTGATAGGACTTGAGATCAAGCGTGAAGTGATAGAAGGACATCTCTCTTCTCTTTCACAAATCGCTTTACCTGGTATCGCTGCATTAGGGGGTATGATCGTACCTGCTTTGATCTTTATGGCATTCAATAGAGGTGAAGATTTTTCTATGAACGGATGGGCGATCCCTACGGCTACAGATATAGCATTTGCTTTAGGTATTTTATCTCTTTTGGGGAAGCGAGTACCTGTCTCTTTAAAAGTATTTTTGATGGCACTGGCTATTATTGATGACCTGGGAGCTATTTTGATCATTGCATTTTTTTATACCAGTGAACTTTCAACCCTTTCCATTACTATTGCCGCGATCTCACTTTTGATACTTTTCATTATGAACCGTATGCATGTCGCCATTAAATCAGCCTATATCGTCGTAGGGATCATTCTATGGGTTTCCGTACTCAAATCAGGTGTACATGCCACACTTGCAGGTGTTGCACTTGCGTTTATGATCCCTCTTTCTTCCAAAAACAAGGAAGGCAATCACTTCTCCATGGCAAAAGAGATGGAGTATGACCTCCATAACTGGGTTGCCTATATGATCCTGCCGCTCTTTGCATTTGTGAATGCCGGTGTTGATCTCAAAGGTATCTCCATAGAAGAGATGGCCGGTCCTGTACCGCTAGGGATCATGCTTGGTCTTTTTATCGGTAAACAAGCAGGCGTGTTCGGTTTCTCCTGGTTGGCCATAAAAATGGGACTTGCCTCTTTACCCAAAGGGAGTGACTGGGTCTTAATGTACGGGGTCAGTGTCTTGACAGGTATAGGGTTTACCATGAGTCTCTTTGTAGATACCCTGGCCTATAATGATACACAGATCTATCACTATGCAGACAAATTGGCCATCCTGCTCGGGTCGTTTTTCTCTGCTATAGTCGGGTATCTCATTTTATATCTAAGAACAGGCCGATCATCATTATCTGATACAGAAGAGGTTTTAGAGAAATAA